One segment of Dolichospermum sp. DET69 DNA contains the following:
- a CDS encoding response regulator transcription factor — translation MDTLSTTKSKILIVDDDASVRNLIQRFLSRKYEIESAPDGKTALISFEKLNPALVILDWNLPDANGYKLCQEMQSRTNVLVMMLTSRNDEADKIKVLAAGADDFLTKPFSLAEVEVRVEALLRRVRYIQPGVSQRLTFNQLAINSEAREVTLNNKVLALTALEFNILYFLATHPGQAWSRTQLIQKIWGCEYVGDGRVVDVHIGQLRKKMEADSSMPEFIKTVRGYGYKFDPPENTTI, via the coding sequence ATGGATACGCTTTCCACAACCAAATCCAAGATTCTCATTGTAGATGATGATGCCAGTGTCCGCAATCTCATCCAGCGTTTTTTGAGTCGGAAATATGAAATAGAATCAGCCCCAGATGGTAAAACTGCGCTTATATCCTTTGAAAAATTAAATCCGGCTTTAGTGATTCTCGATTGGAATTTACCAGATGCAAATGGCTATAAACTTTGCCAGGAAATGCAAAGTCGTACCAATGTCTTAGTCATGATGCTTACCAGTCGCAATGATGAAGCTGATAAAATTAAAGTTTTGGCTGCTGGGGCAGATGATTTTTTAACTAAACCATTTAGTCTAGCTGAGGTGGAAGTTAGGGTAGAAGCCCTATTAAGACGGGTTCGTTATATCCAACCTGGTGTCTCACAACGCCTCACTTTTAACCAGTTAGCTATTAACTCAGAAGCGCGAGAGGTAACACTCAATAATAAAGTTTTGGCCTTAACCGCTTTGGAGTTTAATATTTTGTATTTCCTCGCTACCCATCCTGGACAAGCCTGGAGTCGTACTCAACTAATCCAAAAGATTTGGGGTTGTGAGTATGTGGGAGATGGCCGGGTTGTTGATGTGCATATTGGTCAATTACGCAAGAAAATGGAAGCTGATTCTAGTATGCCGGAGTTTATTAAGACGGTGCGGGGTTATGGCTATAAGTTTGATCCACCAGAAAACACCACGATTTAA
- the pdxA gene encoding 4-hydroxythreonine-4-phosphate dehydrogenase PdxA: MYQINKRPRLALTLGDPAGIGSEVILKALADPEVTQNCDLVVVGNRNLLTSSYENISKNIDNSLALVNPAELSIVDVPNVGEIIIGVGNAASGAASFAYMEYAIAQTLAGEFDGIVTGPIAKSAWKAAGYNYPGQTELLAARAGVDRFGMLFVGRSPFTGWTLRAILATTHIPLCQVAATLTPQLLTQKLDLLMECLEDDFGIKNGRIAISGLNPHSGEMGQLGTEEIDWLIPWLELERQKRPHFQLEGPIPPDTMWVKPGMAWYGNSPIQNPADAYLALYHDQGLIPVKLMAFDRAVNTTIGLPFVRTSPDHGTAFDIAGKGIADATSMKAAIQLAMELVKQR; encoded by the coding sequence ATGTATCAAATAAATAAACGTCCCCGTTTGGCACTGACCCTAGGAGATCCTGCCGGTATTGGTTCTGAGGTGATTTTGAAGGCTTTAGCAGATCCAGAAGTTACTCAAAACTGCGATCTGGTGGTGGTAGGTAATAGAAATTTACTCACTAGCAGTTATGAAAATATTAGTAAAAATATTGATAATTCCCTAGCTTTGGTAAATCCTGCTGAGTTGTCTATTGTTGATGTGCCGAATGTTGGTGAAATTATTATTGGTGTAGGTAATGCAGCTAGTGGTGCGGCGAGTTTTGCTTATATGGAATATGCGATCGCTCAAACTTTGGCAGGTGAGTTTGATGGAATTGTTACCGGACCCATTGCTAAATCGGCTTGGAAGGCGGCAGGTTACAATTATCCAGGACAAACGGAACTTTTAGCCGCAAGGGCTGGTGTAGACCGTTTTGGGATGTTGTTTGTAGGGCGATCGCCTTTTACTGGTTGGACACTGCGAGCAATACTAGCCACCACACATATTCCTTTATGTCAAGTAGCTGCTACGTTAACACCGCAGTTATTAACTCAGAAATTAGATTTGTTGATGGAATGTTTAGAGGATGATTTTGGGATTAAAAATGGGAGAATTGCGATCTCCGGTTTAAATCCCCATAGCGGTGAAATGGGACAACTAGGAACAGAAGAAATAGATTGGTTAATTCCCTGGTTGGAGTTAGAACGCCAAAAACGTCCGCATTTCCAGCTAGAAGGACCTATACCCCCAGATACAATGTGGGTTAAACCGGGAATGGCTTGGTATGGTAATTCTCCCATTCAAAATCCGGCTGATGCTTACTTGGCACTTTATCATGATCAAGGTTTAATTCCGGTGAAGTTGATGGCTTTTGATCGGGCTGTCAATACTACTATTGGTTTACCGTTTGTGCGAACTTCTCCAGATCATGGAACAGCTTTTGATATTGCGGGAAAAGGGATTGCTGATGCTACAAGTATGAAAGCAGCAATACAGTTAGCGATGGAGTTGGTGAAGCAGAGATGA
- a CDS encoding SDR family oxidoreductase, with protein MTLLIVGATGTLGRQVARRAIDEGYKVRCLVRSPKKAAFLKEWGAELVRGNLCNPQTLTDALTDVTAVIDASTSRATDSLTIKEVDWDGKVALIQAAKAAGVERFIFFSILDADKYPNVPLMEIKRCTEAFLAESGLNYTILRLAGFMQGLIGQYGVPILEKQPVWVTGTSSPIGYMDTQDIAKFAVRALTVPATEKQAFPLVGTRAWSAEEIINLCERLSDRDAKVTRMPIALLRTVQSLLRCFQWGWNVADRLAFTEVLAGGKALNAENMDEVYTVFGLDKQETTTLEAYLQEYFSRIMNKLKQLDYEKAKNKKLKSKKTPFKPSSKANSQ; from the coding sequence ATGACATTATTAATAGTTGGTGCAACTGGCACTTTGGGAAGACAAGTAGCTCGTCGGGCAATTGATGAAGGTTACAAAGTTCGCTGTTTAGTTCGCAGTCCTAAAAAAGCTGCTTTTCTCAAAGAATGGGGTGCAGAACTGGTCCGGGGAAACTTGTGTAATCCACAAACCCTAACGGACGCGTTAACAGATGTAACCGCAGTTATTGATGCTTCTACATCCCGGGCTACAGATTCCCTGACTATTAAAGAGGTAGATTGGGATGGTAAAGTAGCATTAATTCAAGCAGCCAAAGCCGCTGGTGTAGAAAGGTTTATCTTCTTTTCAATTCTCGATGCTGACAAATACCCCAATGTACCGCTAATGGAAATTAAGCGATGTACAGAAGCATTTTTAGCAGAATCTGGTTTAAACTATACAATTTTACGTTTAGCTGGATTTATGCAAGGGTTAATTGGTCAGTATGGCGTACCTATTTTAGAAAAACAACCAGTATGGGTGACAGGGACATCTTCACCTATTGGCTACATGGACACTCAGGATATTGCTAAATTTGCTGTTCGGGCTTTGACTGTGCCAGCAACAGAAAAACAAGCCTTTCCTCTAGTGGGAACTCGCGCTTGGAGTGCTGAGGAAATTATTAATCTTTGTGAACGCTTATCTGATAGAGACGCAAAAGTTACCAGAATGCCCATTGCTTTACTACGAACTGTACAAAGTTTACTGCGCTGCTTTCAATGGGGATGGAATGTTGCTGATAGATTAGCCTTTACAGAAGTTTTAGCAGGTGGTAAAGCTCTAAATGCCGAAAATATGGACGAAGTATATACTGTTTTTGGGTTAGATAAACAAGAAACTACCACCCTGGAAGCATATCTACAAGAATATTTCAGCCGAATTATGAACAAGCTGAAACAGTTAGATTATGAGAAAGCCAAAAATAAAAAGCTGAAAAGTAAAAAAACTCCTTTTAAACCATCTTCCAAAGCCAATAGTCAATAA
- a CDS encoding nucleotidyltransferase family protein gives MGIEELLLPFREEILKLATKYGAYNLRVFGSVARGEATPDSDVDFLVELNPQTSLFDYISLQQDLASLLGRKIDIAEPDNLHELIKDQILKEAVIL, from the coding sequence ATGGGAATTGAAGAATTATTATTACCATTTCGTGAAGAAATATTAAAACTTGCCACTAAATATGGTGCTTATAATTTGCGGGTGTTTGGTTCAGTTGCTAGAGGTGAAGCAACACCAGATAGTGATGTAGATTTTTTAGTAGAATTAAACCCCCAAACCAGTTTATTTGACTATATCAGCTTACAGCAAGATTTAGCATCATTATTAGGAAGAAAAATTGATATTGCTGAACCTGATAATTTACATGAATTAATTAAAGATCAAATATTAAAAGAGGCTGTAATTTTATGA
- the petM gene encoding cytochrome b6-f complex subunit PetM codes for MGGEILNAAMLSFGLIFVGWAIGALLLKIQGAEE; via the coding sequence ATGGGTGGCGAAATCTTAAATGCAGCGATGCTATCTTTCGGTCTAATCTTCGTAGGTTGGGCAATCGGTGCTTTGTTACTCAAAATTCAAGGCGCAGAAGAATAG
- a CDS encoding 5-formyltetrahydrofolate cyclo-ligase, with protein MQKINSQLNKKELRRTLLKKRQSMTLLEWREKSDRLTTNIQNSVIFNQANTILAFFSFRQEPDISSLYTNTDKRWGFPRCVDKSLVWHSWQPEDVMNIGSYGITEPHPEAPIIEIESVDLILVPCVGCDIQGYRLGYGGGYYDRLLNSPDWAKKPTIGVVFDFAYLSKLPIDTWDKPLKTVVTENGLGNY; from the coding sequence TTGCAGAAAATAAATTCACAACTAAATAAAAAAGAACTGCGACGGACGCTACTCAAAAAACGCCAATCAATGACATTATTAGAATGGAGAGAAAAGAGCGATCGCCTCACTACTAACATCCAAAACTCAGTTATATTTAATCAAGCAAATACAATTCTAGCTTTTTTCAGCTTTCGCCAAGAGCCTGATATTAGCTCGCTATATACCAACACTGACAAACGTTGGGGTTTTCCCCGTTGTGTTGATAAATCCCTAGTTTGGCATTCTTGGCAACCTGAAGACGTTATGAATATAGGTAGTTATGGTATTACAGAACCACACCCCGAAGCGCCAATAATTGAAATCGAGTCAGTAGATTTAATTCTCGTTCCCTGCGTGGGTTGTGATATCCAAGGATACCGCTTAGGTTATGGTGGGGGATATTATGACAGGTTGTTAAATTCTCCAGATTGGGCTAAAAAACCAACAATCGGAGTAGTTTTTGACTTTGCTTATTTATCTAAATTACCTATTGATACTTGGGACAAACCCTTGAAAACCGTGGTTACAGAAAATGGATTAGGTAATTATTAA
- a CDS encoding endonuclease/exonuclease/phosphatase family protein — protein sequence MQITVMTFNLRYDKPDPGVRQWQKRVGAIASLIQHYKPDLLGTQEGKSHQLADLQALLPEYNIIGGDRTGTGTSEHCAIFYQPQYLKLQQTEDFYLSDTPEIPGSITWGTRLPRMATWANFAVSNPGVSLTILNTHLDHENPQSRELSANLIHQRLGKFTPENYFLVMGDFNANPDSPERQNFLLPLENGKKLQDPLATLPLEQQKTFHDFTGEAWDAIDTIYCDSSFQIEEVIIDRQQWEGVWPSDHFPVIVKLTTTI from the coding sequence ATGCAAATTACTGTTATGACTTTTAATCTCCGCTATGACAAACCAGATCCAGGGGTGCGTCAGTGGCAAAAGCGTGTGGGGGCGATCGCTTCTTTAATCCAACACTACAAACCGGATTTACTAGGTACACAGGAGGGTAAATCTCATCAACTGGCTGATTTACAAGCCCTGTTACCGGAATATAACATTATTGGGGGCGATCGCACTGGTACAGGAACAAGTGAACACTGTGCAATTTTTTATCAACCACAATATTTAAAACTTCAACAAACTGAAGATTTTTACCTCAGTGATACTCCAGAAATTCCTGGTAGTATTACTTGGGGAACTCGTTTACCACGGATGGCTACTTGGGCTAATTTTGCAGTTAGTAATCCTGGTGTTTCTTTAACAATATTAAATACCCATTTAGATCATGAAAATCCCCAATCTAGAGAGTTAAGTGCAAATTTAATTCATCAACGATTAGGTAAATTTACACCGGAAAACTATTTTTTGGTAATGGGAGATTTTAATGCTAATCCTGACAGTCCAGAACGGCAAAATTTCCTATTACCTCTGGAAAATGGTAAAAAATTACAAGATCCTCTAGCTACACTTCCCCTAGAACAACAGAAAACTTTTCACGATTTTACGGGTGAAGCCTGGGATGCTATTGATACTATATATTGCGATAGCTCTTTTCAGATAGAAGAAGTAATTATTGATCGTCAACAGTGGGAAGGGGTATGGCCTTCTGACCATTTCCCGGTGATTGTTAAATTAACAACAACTATATAA
- a CDS encoding AAA family ATPase, with the protein MRIEELHLQNFRGFRELKLMLPPDLTVFIGSNGSGKSSILDSIAILLYEYVSRLRSGDEFYLQDDDININFNKTFISTRVKVDLQNQLYWEVGKNRDKTQFKPNNKEVDNYIKEIILKLTDDSDNLTNFLIENSIMETDNNNNYPLSIIVYYQTNRIFIKSSAINEMSEEERENTYGSRLIGYQKAFSENINDFRDFLYWFKEEEEYENEVRLTQDNDFRNPRLQIIRKALETFLAGFPNAEFSDLHIVRANSNREGGIRRLSKPALVIKKNGENFKLDQLSDGEKTLLMIVVDIARRLAILNPSITNPSELLEKGTGIILIDEIDLHLHPQWQRIVIPSFRKTFPNCQFIVTTHSPQVLSEVNRENVFILEDSKIVDFTPHTFGRDSNSILFEVMGVEKRPVKMQERIDKCFEMIDNDNLEGAKLELQKLSESLGENDLDIVKAHTLIDFLNRVE; encoded by the coding sequence ATGCGTATTGAAGAACTACATTTACAAAACTTTCGAGGTTTTCGAGAACTTAAATTAATGCTTCCTCCTGATTTGACTGTGTTCATTGGATCTAATGGTTCTGGTAAATCATCTATTTTAGATAGTATTGCTATACTTTTATATGAATATGTATCTAGATTAAGATCAGGTGATGAGTTTTATCTGCAAGACGATGATATTAACATAAATTTCAATAAGACTTTTATATCTACTCGTGTTAAAGTTGACTTACAGAATCAGCTCTACTGGGAAGTTGGTAAAAATAGAGATAAAACTCAATTTAAACCAAACAATAAAGAAGTAGATAATTATATTAAAGAAATAATTTTAAAACTAACAGATGATAGTGATAATTTAACCAATTTTTTGATTGAAAATTCGATCATGGAAACCGATAATAATAATAATTATCCTTTGTCAATTATAGTTTATTATCAAACAAACCGAATATTTATAAAATCTTCAGCCATCAATGAGATGAGTGAAGAAGAGAGAGAAAATACTTATGGAAGTCGGCTTATTGGTTATCAAAAAGCCTTTTCAGAAAATATAAATGATTTTAGAGATTTCTTATATTGGTTTAAAGAAGAAGAAGAATATGAAAATGAAGTTAGATTAACACAGGATAATGACTTTAGAAATCCACGTCTTCAAATCATAAGAAAAGCATTAGAAACATTTCTAGCAGGCTTTCCTAATGCCGAATTTTCCGATTTACACATAGTGCGTGCAAATTCTAACAGAGAAGGTGGTATTCGTCGTTTAAGTAAACCTGCATTAGTTATTAAAAAAAATGGTGAAAACTTTAAATTAGATCAACTTTCCGATGGTGAAAAAACATTACTAATGATAGTAGTCGACATTGCACGAAGGTTAGCAATATTGAATCCTAGTATTACAAATCCTTCAGAATTACTAGAAAAAGGAACAGGAATAATATTAATTGACGAAATAGATTTACATTTACATCCTCAATGGCAAAGAATTGTCATTCCCAGTTTTAGAAAAACATTCCCAAATTGTCAGTTTATTGTTACAACTCATTCACCCCAAGTCTTGAGTGAAGTGAACCGAGAAAACGTATTTATTTTAGAAGATTCAAAAATTGTAGACTTTACACCCCACACTTTTGGGAGAGACAGTAATTCAATTCTGTTTGAAGTTATGGGTGTAGAAAAAAGACCTGTAAAAATGCAGGAAAGAATAGACAAATGTTTTGAAATGATAGATAATGATAACTTAGAAGGAGCTAAACTAGAACTGCAAAAGTTATCTGAATCATTGGGAGAAAATGATTTAGATATAGTCAAAGCTCATACACTTATTGACTTTTTAAACAGGGTAGAATGA
- a CDS encoding DUF86 domain-containing protein — protein MKNERLYLSNIQECIERIEEYTKGGKEEFMQTKMIQDAVIRNFEIIGEATKRLSPELRNNYVNVPWQQMAGLRDVLIHDYLKVNVNLVWQIIEQNLSDLKIQIIAILNDLP, from the coding sequence ATGAAAAATGAGCGTTTATATCTAAGTAACATTCAGGAATGTATTGAACGTATAGAGGAATATACAAAAGGTGGTAAAGAAGAATTTATGCAAACTAAGATGATTCAAGATGCTGTAATTCGCAATTTTGAAATCATCGGCGAAGCAACAAAAAGATTATCACCTGAGTTAAGAAATAATTATGTTAACGTTCCTTGGCAGCAAATGGCAGGTTTAAGAGATGTTTTAATTCATGACTATTTAAAAGTAAATGTTAATTTAGTTTGGCAAATTATTGAGCAGAATTTATCTGATTTAAAAATCCAAATTATAGCTATTTTAAATGATTTACCTTAA
- a CDS encoding NAD(+) kinase → MPKVGIIYNDIKPIASSVAIELKDKLTAAGWDVYITASIGGILGYSQPDSPVFHTPIEGLTPPGFDSDMKFAVVLGGDGTVLAASRLVAPSGIPMLTVNTGHMGFLTETYLNQLPQAIEQAMAGEYEVEDRAMLTVKVLRGDTVMWEALCLNEMVLHREPLTCMCHFEIAVGRHSPVDIAADGIIVSTPTGSTAYSLSAGGPVITPGVPVLQLVPICPHSLASRALVFPDSEPVNIYPVNIQRLVMVVDGNGGCYVMSEDRVYLERSPYSARFIRLQSPEFFRVLREKLGWGLPHIAKPNSVELP, encoded by the coding sequence GTGCCGAAAGTAGGCATTATCTACAACGATATTAAACCAATAGCGAGTAGTGTCGCTATTGAACTAAAAGACAAACTTACTGCTGCTGGTTGGGATGTGTACATCACAGCGAGCATCGGTGGTATATTGGGCTATTCTCAACCAGATAGTCCTGTCTTTCACACCCCCATTGAAGGTCTTACGCCCCCTGGCTTTGACTCAGACATGAAATTTGCCGTGGTGTTAGGGGGAGATGGAACTGTGTTAGCAGCATCACGCCTAGTCGCCCCCTCTGGTATCCCCATGCTGACAGTTAATACTGGTCACATGGGATTTTTGACAGAAACTTATCTCAACCAATTGCCCCAAGCCATAGAACAAGCAATGGCTGGTGAATATGAAGTTGAAGATAGAGCCATGCTCACCGTCAAAGTTCTCCGAGGAGATACTGTGATGTGGGAAGCCCTCTGCTTAAATGAAATGGTGCTACATCGAGAACCTTTAACTTGTATGTGCCATTTTGAAATTGCGGTAGGACGACATTCACCTGTGGATATTGCGGCTGACGGGATTATTGTTTCTACCCCAACGGGTTCTACAGCTTATTCATTAAGCGCAGGTGGTCCAGTGATTACTCCTGGTGTTCCTGTATTGCAGTTAGTCCCCATTTGTCCCCATTCCCTAGCTTCTAGGGCTTTGGTATTCCCTGATAGTGAACCAGTTAATATCTATCCTGTCAACATTCAGCGATTGGTGATGGTGGTAGATGGCAATGGTGGATGTTATGTAATGTCAGAAGATCGGGTATATTTAGAGCGATCGCCCTATAGCGCCCGATTTATTCGTCTCCAGTCACCGGAATTTTTCCGTGTTCTGCGGGAAAAACTCGGTTGGGGTTTACCACATATTGCTAAACCCAATTCTGTGGAATTACCTTAA
- a CDS encoding TIGR02646 family protein yields the protein MKRIIKGIEPPCLLKYRQIDGANYDGYHPKEPLKKALLTEQGYICCYCMRRISEENMEIEHWEPQSKYPELQINYKNLLASCSGNRGSKKDNQHCNPRKGDAEITINPADSSKNCENQIRYSSTGKISSDDENINSDLNEILNLNLQTLKDNRQTELFTVINALNKKFTKKTWSKEAIKKTLEELSSKDAEGKYSPYCQYIFWYLSKRLNNP from the coding sequence ATGAAACGCATTATCAAAGGAATAGAACCTCCTTGCCTTCTAAAATACCGACAAATAGACGGGGCAAATTATGACGGATATCATCCAAAAGAACCTTTAAAAAAGGCATTGCTAACTGAACAAGGTTATATTTGTTGCTATTGTATGCGACGAATATCTGAAGAAAATATGGAAATTGAGCATTGGGAACCACAAAGTAAATATCCAGAATTACAAATAAATTATAAAAATCTCCTTGCTTCTTGTTCAGGTAATCGTGGTAGCAAAAAGGATAATCAGCATTGTAATCCAAGAAAAGGTGATGCAGAAATAACTATTAATCCAGCCGATTCTAGTAAAAATTGTGAAAATCAGATTAGATATAGTTCTACTGGAAAAATTTCTTCTGATGATGAAAATATCAATTCTGATTTAAATGAAATTTTAAATCTTAACCTTCAAACTCTCAAGGATAATCGTCAAACCGAATTATTTACTGTGATTAATGCGTTGAATAAAAAGTTTACTAAAAAAACTTGGTCAAAAGAAGCCATCAAAAAGACACTAGAAGAACTGAGTAGCAAAGATGCAGAAGGCAAATATAGTCCATATTGCCAATATATTTTTTGGTATTTAAGTAAAAGATTAAATAACCCTTAA
- the moeB gene encoding molybdopterin-synthase adenylyltransferase MoeB, with amino-acid sequence MLNPNLDEIQLTKDDYERYSRHLILPEVGVEGQKRLKAASVLCIGTGGLGSPLLLYLAAAGIGRIGIVDFDIVDTSNLQRQVIHGTSWVGKPKIESAKNRIHEINPHCQVDLYETRLSAENALDIIRPYDIVVDGTDNFPTRYLVNDACVLLDKPNVYGSIFRFEGQATVFNYEGGPNYRDLYPEPPPPGMVPSCAEGGVLGILPGMIGIIQATETVKIILGNGTTLSGRLVLYNALDMKFRELKLRPNPIRPVIDKLIDYEQFCGIPQAKAEEAKQQMEIKEMTVKELKALLDSGAKDFVLLDVRNPHEYEIAKIPGSVLVPLPDIENGDGVAKVKELLNGHRLIAHCKLGGRSAKALGILKEAGINGTNVKGGINAWSQEVDASVPQY; translated from the coding sequence ATGCTAAATCCCAATCTGGATGAAATCCAGTTGACAAAAGACGACTACGAACGCTACTCCCGCCACTTGATTTTACCAGAAGTGGGAGTAGAAGGACAAAAACGCCTCAAAGCCGCTAGTGTCCTGTGTATCGGTACCGGTGGACTAGGTTCACCACTGCTGCTATATCTTGCAGCCGCAGGTATTGGCCGCATTGGTATTGTTGATTTTGATATTGTGGATACCTCCAACTTGCAACGTCAAGTTATTCATGGGACATCCTGGGTAGGTAAACCCAAAATCGAATCAGCAAAAAACCGGATTCATGAAATTAACCCCCATTGTCAGGTTGATTTGTATGAAACTCGGCTGAGTGCAGAAAACGCCCTCGATATTATTCGTCCTTACGATATCGTTGTGGATGGAACTGATAATTTCCCTACACGGTATTTAGTGAATGATGCTTGCGTCTTGTTAGATAAACCCAACGTTTATGGTTCTATCTTCCGGTTTGAAGGACAAGCAACCGTCTTTAACTACGAAGGTGGTCCCAACTATCGTGACTTATATCCCGAACCACCACCACCAGGAATGGTTCCTTCCTGTGCAGAAGGTGGAGTTTTAGGAATTCTACCAGGAATGATTGGGATTATTCAAGCCACAGAAACAGTCAAAATTATTTTGGGTAATGGTACTACCCTGAGCGGTAGACTGGTGCTTTATAACGCCTTGGATATGAAATTCCGGGAGTTGAAACTGCGTCCTAACCCTATCCGTCCAGTTATTGACAAACTCATAGATTACGAACAATTCTGTGGTATTCCCCAAGCTAAAGCCGAAGAAGCGAAACAGCAGATGGAAATTAAAGAAATGACTGTCAAGGAATTGAAGGCATTATTAGATAGTGGTGCAAAGGACTTTGTGCTGCTAGATGTGCGTAATCCTCATGAGTATGAAATTGCAAAAATTCCTGGTTCAGTTTTAGTCCCTTTACCAGATATTGAAAATGGTGATGGTGTGGCTAAAGTGAAAGAATTACTCAATGGACACCGCTTAATTGCTCATTGTAAACTGGGTGGACGTTCAGCCAAAGCCTTGGGTATCCTCAAAGAAGCGGGTATTAATGGTACAAATGTCAAAGGGGGAATTAATGCTTGGAGTCAAGAAGTAGATGCTTCCGTTCCTCAGTATTAA